Proteins from one Nicotiana tabacum cultivar K326 chromosome 23, ASM71507v2, whole genome shotgun sequence genomic window:
- the LOC107782566 gene encoding putative GABA transporter 2, protein MAPKPLRNDPFPEIRRANDAGAAFVLESKGEWWHAGFHLTTAIVGPTVLTLPYAFRGLGWGLGFFCLTVMGLVTFYSYYLMSLVLEHCEKSGRRHIRFRELAADVLGSGWMFYFVVLIQTAVNTGISIGAILLAGECIQIMYSELSPHGPLKLYHFIAMVTVVMIFLSQFPSFHSLRHINLVSLFLSLGYTFLVVGACINAGKSKNAPPRDYSLEASQLSRVFSAFTSLSIIAAIFGNGILPEIQATLAPPATGKMLKGLMLCYSVILVTFYSASVSGYWVFGNKANSNILKSLMPDEGPSLAPTWVLGLAVVFILLQLFAIGLVYSQVAYEIMEKKSADANKAVFSPRNLIPRIILRTLYMALCGFFAAMLPFFGDINGVVGAIGFIPLDFVLPMLLYNMTFKPKKSSVTFWINTSIMVVFSGAGLLGSFSSIRKLVLDANKFKLFISDIVD, encoded by the exons ATGGCGCCGAAGCCTCTCCGCAATGACCCTTTTCCTGAAATTCGCCGTGCAAATGATGCTGGTGCTGCTTTTGTTTTAGAATCCAAAG GGGAATGGTGGCATGCAGGATTTCATTTGACGACGGCGATAGTAGGTCCAACGGTACTGACATTGCCGTATGCATTCAGAGGGCTAGGATGGGGATTGGGTTTCTTTTGTTTAACTGTGATGGGGTTGGTCACTTTTTACTCTTACTATCTCATGTCATTGGTTCTTGAACACTGTGAAAAGTCCGGTCGCCGCCATATCCGATTCAGAGAACTTGCCGCTGATGTCTTAG GCTCTGGATGGATGTTTTATTTTGTGGTACTCATTCAGACAGCAGTCAACACTGGCATTAGCATAGGAGCAATCCTGCTTGCCGGAGAATGCATTCAG ATCATGTACTCCGAACTTTCACCACACGGGCCACTGAAATTGTATCACTTCATTGCAATGGTTACAGTAGTAATGATATTTCTCTCTCAATTTCCATCCTTCCACTCCCTGAGGCACATCAACTTGGTGTCATTGTTTCTAAGCTTGGGCTACACTTTTCTAGTTGTTGGCGCTTGTATTAATGCCG GTAAATCAAAAAATGCACCTCCGAGAGATTACTCCTTAGAAGCCTCACAACTATCACGGGTATTTAGTGCTTTCACTTCTCTCTCCATCATTGCAGCCATTTTTGGGAATGGAATACTACCAGAAATACAG GCAACTCTCGCTCCGCCAGCAACAGGAAAGATGTTGAAAGGACTTATGTTATGCTATTCTGTAATTTTGGTCACTTTCTACTCTGCTTCTGTTTCCGGATATTGGGTATTTGGAAACAAAGCCAATTCAAACATTCTCAAGAGTTTAATGCCAGATGAAGGACCTTCCTTGGCACCAACATGGGTATTAGGTCTTGCAGTCGTCTTTATTCTTCTTCAGCTCTTTGCCATTGGTTTG GTATATTCTCAAGTTGCTTATGAAATCATGGAAAAGAAGTCGGCAGATGCAAACAAGGCTGTCTTCTCTCCTCGAAACCTAATCCCAAGGATAATCCTCAGAACGCTGTACATGGCCCTTTGCGGATTCTTTGCAGCTATGTTGCCATTCTTTGGTGACATTAACGGCGTGGTAGGTGCCATTGGTTTTATACCTCTTGATTTTGTTCTTCCAATGCTACTTTACAACATGACTTTCAAACCAAAGAAGTCATCTGTTACCTTTTGGATAAATACTTCTATAATGGTTGTGTTCTCTGGTGCTGGACTTCTGGGATCCTTTTCTTCTATAAGGAAATTGGTTTTAGATGCCAATAAATTTAAGCTTTTTATTAGTGACATTGTTGATTAA